The genome window TCACGTGCCCCGGGATCCGTGTTCCGTCAGTCGTCGTCATGGTTCCGCCTCGCCCGTAGCGCGCGGTCCACCAGCGGGCCGGCCGAGCCCAGGTACCGCGCTGGATCGGTCAGGTCGTGCAGCGGCTCGTCGGGGAGCGCGGCGGCCGCGGGACCGGCCCGCAGCGCGCTGCGCAGGTCGGCCCCGTCGCGCACGGCGCGCACCGCGTCCCGCACCACCGCCCGCGCCCGCTCCCGGCCGAGGAGCGGGGTGAGGGCGGCGGCGATCCGCTCGCTCACGATGAGGCCTCGGGTGAGGCCGAGGTTCTCCCGCATCCGCTCCGGGTGCACCCGCAGCCCTTCGGCGAGCCCGGCCGCCGCCTCGGCCGCCCCGCCGACCAGGCGCAGCGCCTCGCGCAGCGGCTGCCACTCGGCGTGCCAGGCCCCCGGCGGGCGCTCGTCCTCGGCGGCGAGCGAGCCGTACAGCGTCGCGGCCAGGGCGGGGACCTGCCGGGCCGCGGCGGCGATCAGCACCGAGGCGACGGGGTTCGCCTTCTGCGGCATGGCCGAGGAGCCGCCGCCCGCGCCCTCGGAGACCTCGCCGATCTCGGTCCGGGAGAGCACGAGCACGTCGGCGGCGAGCTTGCCCAGGGCGCCGGCGGTGAAGGCGAGCGCCCCGGCGAGGTCGGCGATCGGGGTGCGCAGGGTGTGCCACGGCAGCACCGGCTCGGCGAGCCCGGTCTCCGCCGCGTAGGCGGCGAGCAGCCGGGGGCCGAGGTCCGCGGCCGCATCGGGCCCGGCGTACGCGTGGAAGGCGGCGAGCGTGCCGCCCGCGCCGCCGAGCTGGACGGGCAGGGCGGCGCGGACCGCGGACAGGCGCGCGGCCGCGGCGCGGACCAGGGTGAGCCAGCCGGCCGCCTTCAGCCCGAACGTGGTGGGCACCGCGTGCTGGGTGAGGGTACGGCCGGGCATGGGGGTGTCCCGGTGCGCGGCGGCGAGGCCGGCGAGCGCCCGCTCGGCCCGGCCGAGGTCGGCGAGGACGGGCTCGAGCGCCCGCGCGGTGACGAGCATGAGCGCGGTGTCCCAGATGTCCTGGCTGGTGGCGCCGCGGTGCACGTACTCGGCGGCGGCCGGGTCCCGCTCGGCCACGGCCGCGGTGAGCACGGCGACCAGGGGGATGACCGGGTTGCCGTCGGCCCGGGCGCGGAGCGCGAGCTCCCGTGGGTCGGCCCCGGCGAGGCCGGCCGCGGCCTCGGTCACCGCCCGGGCCGCGGCGGGCGGGGCGAGGCCGGCCGTGGCCAGGGCGCGGGTGAGCGCGGCCTCGGCGTCGAGCATCGCGCGGAGGAACGCGGCGTCTCCGGTGGCGGCGGCCGCCGCGGACCCGGCCCAGACCGGGGCGAGCAGGCCGACGTCGGCCGCCGCGTCACGCTCATTCGAAGGCAAGGAACACCGTCTCCTCGTGGGTTCCGTCACCCTGCAGGCGGATGTCGAACCGGAACACGCGCTCCCCCTCCGGTACGGCGAGCAGGGTGGCCCGGCGCTCCGGCGGGAGGGAGGACAGCAGCGGGTCCGCCTCGGGGTCGGTCCGGTCCGGCAGGTAGACCCGGGTGTAGAGCTGCCGGAGCAGGCCGCGCGCGAAGATGCAGACGCTGATGTACGGCACGCCGCCCGGCGGGAGGGTGCGGAGCAGGTAGTGGCCGTCCTCGTCGACCGGCACGCGGCCGAACCCGGTGAACTTCAGGTGGTTC of Thermobispora bispora DSM 43833 contains these proteins:
- the pcaB gene encoding 3-carboxy-cis,cis-muconate cycloisomerase, with translation MPSNERDAAADVGLLAPVWAGSAAAAATGDAAFLRAMLDAEAALTRALATAGLAPPAAARAVTEAAAGLAGADPRELALRARADGNPVIPLVAVLTAAVAERDPAAAEYVHRGATSQDIWDTALMLVTARALEPVLADLGRAERALAGLAAAHRDTPMPGRTLTQHAVPTTFGLKAAGWLTLVRAAAARLSAVRAALPVQLGGAGGTLAAFHAYAGPDAAADLGPRLLAAYAAETGLAEPVLPWHTLRTPIADLAGALAFTAGALGKLAADVLVLSRTEIGEVSEGAGGGSSAMPQKANPVASVLIAAAARQVPALAATLYGSLAAEDERPPGAWHAEWQPLREALRLVGGAAEAAAGLAEGLRVHPERMRENLGLTRGLIVSERIAAALTPLLGRERARAVVRDAVRAVRDGADLRSALRAGPAAAALPDEPLHDLTDPARYLGSAGPLVDRALRARRNHDDD
- the pcaG gene encoding protocatechuate 3,4-dioxygenase subunit alpha gives rise to the protein MTLPPTPSQTIGPYFGLALPFTGGGDIAPPWHPDAITVHGCVYDGAGDPVKDALLEFWQPAPDGSRAGAPGSLRRDPVTGQVIGRNHLKFTGFGRVPVDEDGHYLLRTLPPGGVPYISVCIFARGLLRQLYTRVYLPDRTDPEADPLLSSLPPERRATLLAVPEGERVFRFDIRLQGDGTHEETVFLAFE